The following coding sequences lie in one Silene latifolia isolate original U9 population chromosome 5, ASM4854445v1, whole genome shotgun sequence genomic window:
- the LOC141657394 gene encoding fatty acyl-CoA reductase 2, chloroplastic: MMGALLQNLLAVAPKGLILSPEHPRWLSTSKKKGFVQCQSGSNLTKTENIASILSETSTLMNASHGPAIIKSSSSMVITPNGKSSIELVAKDVVTYNGSASSSLVQGQEGIGIVKFLKGKSFFITGATGFLAKVLIEKLLRTEPCVGKIYVLIQAKSTEAAQKRLKNEIINTEIFKSLRQIHGKAYEAFMLSKLIPVAGNICESNIGLDESSMSMIAEDVDIIVNSAANTNFHERYDVAININTGGPGRVMTFAKNCKKLKLFLQVSTAYVNGQRQGRIMEKPFKSGESINGRNIVNGNSPSSVPSFDVEKELELAPRSAKEFEVKKVSQKMKELGLERARKYGWQDTYVFTKAMGEMLLNSVRGDVPVVILRPSVIESTYQDPFPGWIEGNRMMDPVVSYYGKGLLSGFPIDPNGVIDVVPVDMVVNATIAAIAKHGMSGKPEISVYQVASSVVNPLVYGDLGDLVYQHFTRSPCLDIHGRPIKVDPFKFYASMDDYSSHIWRETINHITSCRMPSVNGKQSRTIENFCRKAVEQAKHLASVYEPYSFYGGRFDNSSTSSLLENMSDEERKTFYFDVGSIDWTDYICNVHIPGLRTHVMKGRRQCI; this comes from the exons ATGATGGGGGCTTTGCTGCAAAATTTGCTTGCGGTTGCTCCTAAAGGGCTAATATTATCTCCTGAGCATCCTAGATGGCTGTCAACGAGCAAGAAAAAGGGTTTCGTGCAGTGTCAAAGTGGAAGCAATTTGACAAAGACAGAAAATATTGCTTCTATATTGTCGGAGACATCCACGTTGATGAATGCAAGTCATGGACCTGCGATAATAAAATCAAGTAGCAGCATGGTGATCACTCCAAACGGTAAGAGCTCCATTGAGCTCGTGGCTAAGGACGTAGTGACATATAACGGGTCAGCGAGTTCTTCTTTAGTACAAGGACAAGAAGGCATTGGCATTGTCAAGTTCCTCAAAGGAAAGAGTTTCTTTATCACAGGCGCAACTGGATTTTTAGCTAAAG TGCTGATAGAAAAGCTCTTAAGGACAGAGCCTTGTGTCGGTAAGATTTATGTCTTGATCCAAGCAAAGAGCACAGAAGCTGCACAGAAAAGACTGAAAAATGAG ATCATAAATACAGAAATTTTCAAAAGTCTCCGACAAATTCATGGCAAGGCATATGAAGCTTTCATGCTAAGCAAGTTAATCCCGGTGGCTGGAAATATATGTGAATCCAATATTGGGCTAGACGAATCGTCTATGAGTATGATTGCTGAAGATGTAGATATAATTGTGAACTCTGCTGCAAATACAAACTTTCATGAAAG GTATGACGTTGCGATTAATATCAACACTGGTGGACCTGGCCGTGTTATGACCTTTGCAAAGAACTGTAAGAAACTCAAACTCTTTCTACAAGTATCAACAG CTTATGTGAATGGTCAAAGACAAGGAAGGATCATGGAGAAGCCATTTAAGAGCGGAGAAAGTATTAATGGCAGAAATATCGTAAATGGAAATTCACCAAGTTCAGTCCCTTCATTTGATGTTGAAAAAGAGCTGGAATTAGCTCCTAGATCAGCAAAAGAATTTGAAGTGAAAAAAGTGTCTCAAAAGATGAAAGAGTTAGGACTAGAGAG GGCTAGGAAATATGGCTGGCAAGATACCTATGTGTTCACCAAGGCCATGGGAGAGATGTTGCTGAATAGTGTACGAGGCGATGTCCCAGTCGTCATCCTTCGGCCTAGCGTCATTGAAAGTACATATCAAGATCCTTTCCCTGGATGGATTGAAGGAAATAG GATGATGGATCCTGTGGTTTCATATTATGGCAAAGGACTCTTATCTGGCTTTCCTATTGATCCAAATGGGGTCATTGATGTT GTTCCAGTTGATATGGTGGTTAACGCCACAATAGCAGCTATAGCGAAGCACGGAATGTCTGGAAAACCAGAAATAAGTGTATACCAAGTAGCCTCATCGGTTGTAAACCCTTTAGTCTATGGAGACTTAGGTGACTTGGTTTACCAACACTTCACAAGATCTCCATGCCTAGACATACACGGAAGGCCAATCAAAGTCGATCCCTTTAAGTTTTATGCATCGATGGATGATTATTCTTCTCATATCTGGAGAGAGACCATAAATCACATCACTTCCTGCAGAATGCCTTCAGTTAATGGAAAACAATCAAGAACGATTGAAAATTTTTGTAGGAAAGCCGTGGAACAAGCTAAACACCTCGCTAGTGTATATGAACCATACAGCTTTTATGGTGGAAG GTTTGATAATAGCAGCACGAGTTCATTGCTGGAGAATATGTCGGATGAAGAGCGAAAGACGTTCTATTTTGATGTTGGGAGTATAGATTGGACAGATTACATATGCAATGTGCATATTCCGGGTTTAAGGACACATGTGATGAAGGGAAGAAGGCAGTGCATTTGA